A region from the Benincasa hispida cultivar B227 chromosome 12, ASM972705v1, whole genome shotgun sequence genome encodes:
- the LOC120067620 gene encoding uncharacterized protein LOC120067620, whose product MGEKRESKRQKMRATDFELWKAKIKAVLGQLKALLAITDPAKYPETLSEADKETIETVDQPTAYALWNKLNEIYLNKDLPNKAFLRERFFTYKMHAAKSLTDNLNELKRLSYEFRSIRDNIGEENEAFILLNSLLESFKDVKTAMKYGRERITTEAIISAVKVRELELQMSKKDQQGGDCLFSKGKNKNNGKGKQNNGDSPR is encoded by the exons ATGGGTGAAAAAAGAGAATCTAAGAGGCAGAAAATGAGAGCCACAG ACTTTGAACTATGGAAAGCGAAGATTAAAGCAGTCTTAGGGCAGCTGAAGGCTCTCTTGGCCATTACGGACCCTGCAAAGTACCCTGAAACACTCTCTGAGGCAGACAAAGAAACAATTGAG ACTGTAGATCAGCCTACTGCTTATGCCCTGTGGAACAAATTGAATGAGATATATCTCAACAAAGACCTGCCCAACAAAGCTTTCTTGAGGGAAAGATTCTTCACCTATAAGATGCATGCAGCAAAGTCCCTCACGGATAATCTGAATGAGTTAAAGAGACTGTCTTATGAATTCAGATCAATCAGAGATAATATTGGGGAAGAGAATGAGGCGTTCATATTACTAAATTCTCTACTAGAATCTTTCaaagatgtcaagactgccATGAAATATGGTAGAGAAAGAATAACCACAGAAGCAATCATATCAGCTGTGAAAGTCAGAGAACTTGAGTTGCAAATGAGTAAGAAGGATCAACAAGGAGGTGATTGCTTGTTCTCAAAGGGGAAGAACAAGAACAACGGGAAGGGGAAACAAAACAATGGTGATAGTCCAAGATAA
- the LOC120068469 gene encoding uncharacterized protein LOC120068469: MADYFRFNSAEYSLHSTVELQKSWYLFTILLDIGRPASVEELAVRCELFSVTPYIVRYLCENPGSPICLGDDGLVYISIVAISAVGRYFTKTTSGWDFLRRGFGVTEPDRFCGRDIKTYCRKRRRSVLDSGGRFDGKRMLTSTSGIGNESCLSITRRISHNYAEVPADYVTLTSLNSFTVDLLFEKLSMGHLDVKFDEMPCSLDYPDSPYFLMSHAGQMGADISVQASKTMIKDDAGPLSENGHDCHMHEVQKDSSMPNLRHTDREMSCNFDFSLGASCSSTNTLVYDKNCKLAYKLGNISALCHGDDMQPYVQPLEVDNGICTRHLPNILEWKLEDEKNKICETQNCSEYTRTTENRAHLEGHIVIGEAERNFLDLRNPVTTYMDGEDISRKGETQIPCSIPDQPCNEEPSVKTLGEVDGSQKCTPSPEEVLMESAVYKEVSHPVKQQNCYNNVNKLMSKVKKVKKNSNGNVHIKENPLDPTSPSMKLEKTSFPQFESFIIEEEEGSGGYGTVYRARRKNDGKRIAIKCPHVNAHKHNVNNELKMLERFGGRNFIIKYEGSISSGNSECLILEHVEHDRPEVLKKEIDIVRLQWYGFCLFRALACLHKQGVMHRDVKPGNFLFSRKQNKGYLIDFNLAMDLQQKYSIASKSNSSHHAFLDHVPVPHSVSGSAVKEKKNLRGFVSVSRGETGKSKQPGELKKNLKKRVYVPLKKYPDMHGGSAVRSQGADGSGITSAKDVTSARTFSTENMREPLPCQGRKELLSLVQNALRNADHAPQNSSDLRRKRIAAPPDKEDNNIIHPSPMLVHCTGISLAGSRVLRTKGDARRKREGSCAGTKGFRAPEVLFRSLHQGPQVDVWSAGVTLLYLMVGKSPFTGDPEQNIKDIAKLRGSEDLWEVAKLHDRESAFPGELFNIKSFPPMDLQSWVKAHTKRPDFVKLIPRSLFDLVDKCLTVNPRQRITAEEALKHEFFNPCYERLRKQRMLRRGSSSNTTDVLSECEAVLGQSIKLSR; the protein is encoded by the exons ATGGCTGATTATTTTCGTTTTAACTCGGCTGAGTATAGTCTACATAGCACTGTTGAACTGCAAAAATCTTGGTATCTGTTCACGATATTGTTGGATATCGGTCGTCCTGCTTCTGTGGAAGAACTTGCTGTGAGATGCGAATTGTTCAGTGTTACACCATATATTGTTCGGTATCTATGCGAAAATCCTGGCTCTCCTATTTGTTTAGGGGATGATGGTCTTGTTTACATTTCCATTGTTGCGATCTCTGCTGTGGGGCGGTATTTTACGAAGACTACTAGTGGATGGGATTTTCTTAGACGGGGTTTTGGAGTTACAGAGCCGGATAGGTTTTGTGGTAGAGATATTAAAACGTACTGTCGGAAACGGAGAAGATCGGTCTTAGATTCTGGAGGACGTTTTGATGGAAAAAGGATGTTAACTTCAACTTCTGgaattg GGAATGAAAGTTGTCTGTCAATAACAAGAAGGATTTCTCATAATTATGCTGAG GTACCTGCTGACTATGTGACTCTCACCAGTTTAAACTCGTTTACAGTTGATTTGCTTTTTGAAAAACTCAGTATGGGACATTTGGATGTAAAATTTGATGAAATGCCCTGCTCCCTTGATTATCCTGATTCTCCATATTTTTTAATGAGTCACGCTGGACAAATGGGAGCTGATATTTCTGTTCAAGCTAGTAAAACTATGATTAAAGATGATGCTGGGCCTTTAAGTGAGAATGGACATGATTGCCACATGCATGAAGTCCAAAAAGACTCGAGCATGCCTAATTTAAGGCACACAGACAGAGAAATGTCATGTAACTTCGATTTTTCTCTGGGTGCATCGTGTAGCTCCACAAACACACTTGTTTATGACAAAAACTGCAAATTGGCTTATAAGTTAGGAAACATATCTGCATTGTGTCATGGAGATGATATGCAACCTTATGTTCAACCTCTCGAGGTTGACAATGGGATTTGCACTAGGCATCTTCCTAATATTTTGGAATGGAAGCTTGAAGATGAGAAAAACAAGATCTGTGAAACGCAAAATTGCTCTGAGTACACTAGAACAACAGAAAACCGTGCTCACTTGGAAGGGCATATAGTAATTGGTGAAGCAGAAAGAAACTTTCTAGACTTGAGAAATCCAGTAACTACATACATGGATGGAGAGGATATATCCAGGAAGGGCGAAACTCAGATTCCCTGTTCCATACCTGACCAACCGTGTAACGAGGAGCCATCTGTCAAGACCTTGGGGGAAGTAGATGGATCACAAAAATGTACTCCATCTCCTGAGGAAGTTCTCATGGAGTCTGCAGTTTATAAGGAGGTTTCTCATCCTGTCAAGCAGCAAAACTGTTATAACAATGTTAATAAATTGATGTCCAAGGTGAAGAAGGTCAAGAAGAATTCAAATGGGAATGTGCACATTAAGGAAAATCCTTTGGATCCTACCAGTCCATCTATGAAG TTGGAGAAAACATCATTTCCTCAGTTCGAGTCTTTcatcatcgaggaagaagaaggttcTG GTGGCTATGGAACTGTTTACAGGGCTCGAAGAAAAAATGATGGGAAACGGATAGCTATCAAAT GTCCCCATGTTAATGCTCACAAGCACAATGTAAACAATGAGCTAAAAATGCTCGAGCGATTTGG GGGAAGGAACTTCATAATCAAGTATGAAGGATCCATTAGTAGTGGCAACAGCGAGTGCTTAATTCTGGAACACGTCGAACATGACAGACCTGAG GTTCTGAAGAAAGAAATTGATATAGTTCGGCTACAGTGGTATGGTTTCTGCTTGTTTAGGGCTTTGGCATGTCTGCATAAGCAG GGGGTCATGCACAGAGACGTTAAGCCTGGTAACTTTCTGTTCTCTAGAAAACAGAACAAAGGTTACCTCATTGATTTTAACCTTGCCATG gaTTTACAGCAGAAATACTCCATAGCAA GTAAATCAAATTCAAGTCATCATGCATTTTTGGATCACGTTCCTGTCCCTCATTCTGTGTCTGGTTCAGCAgttaaagaaaagaagaatttAAGAGGTTTTGTATCCGTCAGCAGGGGAGAAACAGGAAAATCTAAGCAGCCTGGCGAACTCAAAAAGAACTTGAAAAAGAGAGTTTATGTACCCTTGAAAAAATATCCAGATATGCATGGTGGGAGTGCAGTACGAAGCCAGGGTGCAGATGGATCTGGTATAACCTCTGCAAAGGATGTAACAAGTGCTAGGACGTTTTCCACAGAGAATATGAGGGAGCCTCTTCCATGTCAAGGAAGAAAGGAACTGCTAAGTTTGGTGCAAAATGCATTACGAAATGCAGACCATGCCCCCCAAAATAGTTCCGATCTACGAAGGAAAAGGATAGCTGCTCCTCCGGACAAGGAAGACAataacattatacatccgaGCCCAATGCTGGTCCATTGCACTGGCATTTCTTTAGCTGGTTCCAGGGTGCTAAGAACTAAAG GAGATGCAAGACGTAAAAGAGAGGGTTCTTGTGCTGGGACAAAGGGGTTTCGAGCTCCAGAG GTTCTATTCAGGTCCCTACATCAAGGTCCTCAGGTTGATGTCTGGTCTGCTGGTGTTACTCTTCTCTATCTAATGGTTGGAAAAAGTCCTTTTACAGGAGACCCTGAACA GAACATAAAAGACATTGCTAAATTGAGGGGCAGTGAAGATTTATGGGAGGTGGCCAAATTACATGATCGTGAATCTGCATTTCCAGGG GAGCTGTTTAACATAAAATCCTTCCCACCTATGGATTTACAAAGTTGGGTTAAGGCTCACACAAAGCGGCCAGATTTCGTCAAGCTCATCCCGAGATCACTGTTCGATCTGGTGGATAAGTGCCTAACAGTTAATCCAAGGCAAAGGATTACTGCAGAGGAAGCTCTAAAGCATGAATTCTTCAACCCATGCTACGAGAGGCTTCGGAAGCAGAGGATGCTCCGACGAGGTTCTAGCTCGAACACTACTGATGTCCTGAGTGAATGCGAAGCCGTTCTAGGACAGTCAATTAAGCTTTCAAGATGA
- the LOC120068294 gene encoding RGG repeats nuclear RNA binding protein A-like, which translates to MATTNPFDLLGDDDAEDPSQLIAAKHAAVAAPKKGSDHPQAKQAAAAAKLNKPANLPSKPLPPAQAVREAKNEGGRGGRGSGRGGGGRGYGQGRGSGGFNRESANNEYSFSSNPEDGETGRTTERRGGYGGPRGRGGRRGGFNNGDAVDGEHSHGLFERHSGTGRGNEFKREGSGRGNWGKPTDEFPEVAEGVNESEKKLGDEKPVHEVDTAGVNTENSAKESEEKEPEDKEMTLEEYEKLLEEKRKTLLALKTEERKVDPKEFASLQQLSSKKENQDVFIKLGSDKDKRKETADKEERTKKSLSINEFLKPAEGERHYTPGGRGRGRGRGGRGGYVGSSASSNVPAPSIEDPGQFPTLGAK; encoded by the exons ATGGCGACCACAAATCCATTTGATTTGTTGGGTGATGACGACGCTGAGGACCCATCGCAGCTAATTGCCGCCAAGCATGCGGCGGTTGCGGCGCCTAAGAAAGGTTCTGATCATCCTCAGGCTAAACAGGCGGCTGCGGCAGCTAAACTGAACAAACCTGCTAATCTTCCTTCCAAGCCTCTTCCACCTGCTCAGGCTG TAAGGGAAGCAAAGAATGAAGGTGGTCGTGGAGGTCGTGGTAGTGGGCGTGGTGGAGGTGGACGTGGATATGGGCAAGGGCGTGGCAGTGGTGGCTTCAATCGTGAGTCTGCCAATAACGAGTACTCATTTAGTAGTAACCCTGAAGATGGAGAGACTGGAAGGACAACAGAAAGACGTGGTGGATATGGTGGACCTCGTGGTCGTGGTGGCCGTCGTGGTGGTTTTAATAATGGAGATGCTGTTGATGGTGAACACTCTCATGGTCTATTTGAACGCCACAGCGGAACTGGCCGTGG AAATGAATTCAAGCGTGAAGGGTCTGGGCGTGGGAACTGGGGAAAGCCAACTGACGAATTTCCTGA GGTTGCAGAGGGAGTCAATGAATCTGAGAAGAAGTTAGGTGATGAGAAGCCCGTTCATGAGGTTGATACTGCAGGTGTCAACACAGAGAACTCTGCAAAAGAATCGGAGGAAAAAGAACCAGAAGACAAG GAAATGACTCTGGAGGAGTATGAAAAATTGCtggaggagaaaaggaagaCCCTTCTGGCACTAAAAACTGAGGAGAGGAAGGTGGATCCTAAGGAATTTGCATCCTTGCAACAGCTTTCAAGCAAAAAGGAAAACCAGGACGTCTTTATTAAATTG GGATCTGATAAGGATAAGCGAAAAGAAACTGCAGATAAAGAGGAGAGAACTAAGAAG TCTTTGAGTATTAATGAGTTCTTGAAGCCAGCAGAAGGGGAGAGACACTACACTCCAGGCGGTCGAGGTAGGGGCCGGGGCCGTGGTGGAAGGGGAGGTTATGTTGGCAGCTCGGCGAGCAGCAATGTTCCAGCCCCGTCGATTGAGGATCCGGGGCAGTTCCCAACCTTAGGTGCGAAATGA